In Hemitrygon akajei unplaced genomic scaffold, sHemAka1.3 Scf000194, whole genome shotgun sequence, a single genomic region encodes these proteins:
- the LOC140724348 gene encoding cell adhesion molecule CEACAM1-like: MTFTLSLFLFMSVGESQQFTIYVEHSEINVAVRGDALFSVRLSSSVNSGSWIFNGRTVAQWIGQTWFVENEYASRAELFPQNKSLLLKSVNVLDSGEYRVTMGSANGSQMSTTVTLRVTGPGPVTGVAVVTNDSTPLENLDTIALSCDASGTVQTRTWFKDNQPIQENGRIFTSPDKAKLTIIRLNRIDAGTYKCIASNSFSSGAGETYVEVYSTKTDGSSTLGSGAIVGIVLGLLVVGLIGGVSGWLIARKTGG; this comes from the exons ATGACGTTCACtttatctctctttctcttcatgtCGGTGG gTGAGTCACAGCAGTTTACTATTTACGTTGAGCACAGCGAGATAAATGTCGCCGTTAGGGGTGATGCGCTTTTTTCAGTCCGGCTGTCGTCCAGTGTCAACAGTGGAAGCTGGATTTTTAATGGGAGAACAGTCGCCCAGTGGATCGGTCAGACCTGGTTTGTAGAGAATGAGTACGCATCGCGGGCAGAGTTATTTCCACAGAACAAgtcgcttctgctgaagtcggtgaacGTGCTGGACAGTGGGGAATACCGTGTGACTATGGGGTCAGCAAATGGCTCCCAAATGTCAACAACCGTCACTCTGCgtgtcactg GTCCAGGGCCAGTGACCGGGGTTGCCGTGGTGACCAATGATTCCACTCCTCTGGAAAACCTCGATACCATCGCTCTGAGTTGTGACGCGTCGGGCACTGTTCAGACACGGACATGGTTCAAGGATAACCAACCCATCCAGGAAAATGGCAGAATATTTACATCACCCGACAAGGCGAAACTGACTATAATCAGATTGAACAGAATCGACGCAGGGACGTACAAGTGCATCGCCAGCAACTCATTCAGCAGTGGCGCTGGAGAGACCTACGTGGAGGTTTACT CAACAAAAACAGATGGCAGTTCCACCCTCGGCTCTGGCGCAATCGTGGGCATTGTACTTGGTTTACTTGTCGTGGGCCTCATCGgcggagtcagtggatggttgaTCGCGAGGAAAACTGGCGGGTAA